Part of the Catenulispora sp. EB89 genome is shown below.
GTGGATCTCGGTGGACGCCCCGCCCATCACCCCGGCCAGGCCGATCGGCCCGGACTCGTCGGTGATCAGCAGGTCGCCCGGGTCCAGCTGCCGCTTGGCGCCGTCCAGCGTCTCCAGCACCTCGCCGGCGGCCGCCCGGCGCACCGTGATCGGCCCGGACAGCCGGGCCCGGTCGTAGGCGTGGATCGGCTGGCCCAGCTCCAGCATCACGTAGTTGGTGATGTCGACGATCAGCGAGATCGGCCGCATCCCCGACATCTGGAGCCGGCGCTGCATCCACAGCGGCGAGGGCGCCTTCGGGTCGATGCCGGTCACGGTCCGCGCCACGAACAGGTCGCAGCCGGCCGGGTCCTGGACCACGACCGGGTACCCGCCGTCGTCGCCGGCCGGGACGGCCAGCGCCGCCGGGTCCTTGAACGCCACGTCGAACCCGGTGGCCGCCTCCCGCGCGAGGCCGCGCAGGGACAGCGTGTAGCCGCGGTCCGGGGTGACTTCGAACTCGATGACCTCGTCGTCCAGGCCCAGGTAGGCGATCGCGTCCGCGCCGACCGGGGACTCCGGGGACAGCACGATGATGCCGTCGTGGTCATCGCCCATGCCGAGCTCACGCGCGGAGCAGATCATGCCGTTGGAGTCGCGGCTGTAGGTCTTGCGCGCGGCGATGTGGAAGTCGCCGGGCAGCACCGCGCCGGGCAGCGCCACGACCACATGGTCGCCGACCGCGAAGTTGCGGGCGCCGCAGACGATCAGCTGCGGGTCGGCGGCCGAGCCCGGGCCCTCGGCGGCCGCCGTGACGACGACCTGGCAGTGCCGGATCGGCTTCTTGAACCCGGTCAGCTCCTCGATCGCCGCCACCTTGCCCACGACCAGCGGCCCGGTCAGGCCCTCGCCGACGCGCTCGATGGTCTCCAGCTTGCCGCCGCCGGTCTGGGTCAGCTTGTCCGCGACCGCGAAAGCGGTGGTCCCGTCCGGCAGCGCGACGTAATCCTGCAGCCAGGAGTAGGGGACGTGCATCAGATCTCCATCCCGAACGGGAGCGTGAAGCGCACGTCTCCCTCGATCATGTCCCGCATGTCCTGCACGTTGCTCAGGAACATCAGGCTCCGCTCAAGACCCATCCCGAAGGCGAACCCGCTGTAGCGCTCGGGGTCCACGCCGCACGCGACCAGCACGCGCGGGTTGACCATGCCGCAGCCGCCCCACTCGATCCAGCCCTCCGAGCCGCAGGTCCGGCAGGGGTTGTCCGGGTCGCCGACCGAGGCGCCCTTGCAGACGAAGCACTGCAGGTCGACCTCGGCCGAGGGCTCGGTGAACGGGAAGAAGTGCGGACGCAGCCGGGTCACCACGCCGTCGCCGAACATGGCGTTGGCCCAGTGGTCCAGGGTGCCCTTCAGGTCGCCCATCGTCAGACCCTCGTCGACGGCCAGACCCTCGATCTGGCTGAACACCGGGGTGTGCGTGGCGTCGAGCTCGTCGGTGCGGTACGTGCGGCCCGGCGAGACGGCGTACACCGGGGCGCCCTGCGCCAGCAGGGTACGGGCCTGCACCGGGGAGGTGTGGGTGCGCAGCACCATGCCGCTCCCCTCCCCCTCGTTCTTACCGGCCACGAAGAAGGTGTCCTGAAGATCGCGCACCGGATGGTCCGGCGGGAAGTTCAGCGCGTCGAAGTTGTACCACTCGGCCTCGACCTCGGGACCGTCCACCACCTGGTAGCCCATGGCCACGAAGATGTCCGCGATCCGCTCCTGGATCGTGGTCAGCGGGTGCCGGGCGCCGCGCGGGGCGCGGTCCCAGGGCAGCGTGACGTCCACGGCCTCCTCGACCAGGACCCGCGCGTCGCGCTCGGCCTCCAGGGCCTCCTGCCGCTCGGCCAGCGCGGTCTTCACCGCGCCCCGGGCCTCGCCGATGCGCTTGCCGGCCTCGGCGCGGGCGGCCGGCGGCAGCGCGCCGATCTCCCGGTTGGCCAGCGCCAGCGGGGCGCGGTCGCCGGTCACGGCGATCTTCACCTGGTGCAGTTCGTCCAACGAGGTCGCGGCGGCGATCGCGGCCAGCGCGTCGGCCCGGTGGCGGGCGACCTCGTCGGGCTTCACCGCCTCGACTTCCACCGGGTCGTACGACTTGTTCGGTGCCGACATGTTGTTGTTGTCTCCATGGATTTATGGCCCCGCGAGGTCGGCGGGGTTCAGAGCCGAGTCTAGAGGGGTCACCGGACGAACACGGATTCCGCCCGGGCTGTGACACAGCACCGAGCACACGGGAAACCCATGCGGGGACGCGAGAAAGCCCGCGCGTGGTCTCCGCTGGGAAGAACTACGCGACGGGCAGCGTAAATCGGAAGCGCGCGCCACCCTCGGGGCTGTTGCCGACGGACACCAATCCGCCGTGCGCTTCCACCAGACCCTTCACGATGGACAGGCCAAGGCCGGTCCCACCCCGGCGACCACCCCGCCAGAAGCGGGTGAAGACGCGGTTGAGCTGGTCCTCGGGGATCCCGGGACCTTCGTCGCTCACCGCAACCGCCACGCTCGACACACCTTCAGTATGGAGACCTTGAGGGTGGGGCCGGTCGTCCTCGGCCCGCACTTCAATAGTGACAGTCCCCCCGCCGTGCCGCACGGCGTTTTCCAAAAGATTAGCCAGGACTTGACGTAGTTTGTCCGGGTCGGCGGCCACCAGCGGCAGCCCGCGCGGGATCCGGGTCCGGAACGTCTCCTCCGGCACCCCCTGCGCCACACAGGCCCGCACCTGATCGGTGATCAGCTCGCGCAGGTCCACCGGCACCCGGTGCAGCTCCATCCGGCCGGAGTCCAGGCGCGCGACGTCCAGCAGCTCCGCGATCAGCCGCACCACGCGGTCGGCGTCGGCGTCGACGGTCTGCAGCATCATCCGCTTCTGGTCGTCGGTGAACCGGTCCCAGCGCGCCAGCAGGGTCGCGGTGAAGCCCTTGACGCTGGTCAGCGGCGAGCGCAGCTCGTGCGCGACGGTCGCGATCAGGTCCGACTGCCGGCGCTCCCGGCGCCGCCGGGCCTGGGTTCCGCGCAGCGCCACGACCAGGCCGGTGACCGGCGTCGAGCGGCCGTCGCGGCGCTGGTAGCGCGCGGTGACGAGCAGTTCGGTGCCGGCCTCGGGGTCGTCCTGCTCCGGGTCGTCCGGCAGGAACAACTGCGCCTCGCGATGGCCGGTCCTTATGCCCAGGCCCCCATAGGGATCGGTGAGCCGCCACCAGTCGCGGCCGTCGACCGTGCGCAGCGGTAACACCTCGTCGAACGGACGGCCCAGGGCGTCGTCGGCGCGGATCCCGGTGAGCGTCACCGCGGCGCGGTTGAAGACCCGCACCAGGCCGTCGGTGTCGGCGGCGACGAACCCGTCCGGCAGGTCGTCGGGCACCAGCAGGCCGTCCAGGGCGCCGGCGAAAAGCTGCATGCCGGATCGCGCCCCGCGTGCACCGACCGAAACGGTCACCTGACGGTCCTCCTGCCTGCCCTCGCTGTCGTCGCGCTGCGCGCCTTGTGCGTCACCTTCCGTAGATCCGCCAGACTATCGTTCCGCTCCGACGGATCATCGACCACGGTGGCGAACCATTCGCCACCCTGACCGCCTGGGGACTCGGAGCGGACTCGCGGCGGACGCGCCTAGCGTTGCGCCCGGGCAGAGGAATATAAGCACACTGCTGCCGCCGTCGCCAGGTTGAGGCTCTCGGCCCGGCCGTGGATCGGCACCCGGACCGCCTCGTCGGCCAGTCCCAGCAGCGCTTCGGGCAGTCCCCAGGCCTCGTTGCCGAACATCCAGCATGTGGGCTGGGCCAGCCGGCCGGCGTCGAGCTCGTCGTCGAGGTCGGCGGCGCCCGTGCCGTCGGCGGCCAGGATCCGCAGACCGGCGGCGCGCAGAGCGCTGACGGCCTGCTCGGCGGTGACCCCGACGGAGACCGGCACGTGGAACAGGCTGCCGGCCGAGGCGCGCACGGCCTTGGGGTTGTAGACGTCGACGGACTCCGAGGTGACGACCACCAGGTCCGCTCCGGCGGCGTCGGCGCAGCGGATCACGGTCCCGGCGTTCCCAGGGTCGCGGACATGCGTCAGCAGCGCGACCAGCTTCGGGGCGCGCGCGGCGAGGAAGGATTCGAGCGGGACGTCCAGGAACCGGCACACGCCGATCAGGCCCTGCGGCGTGACGGTCTCGCTCAGCGACTCCACCAGATCCGGGGTCGCGACGGTGATCTTCGAGCCCTGCTTGCGGGCGGCGGCGACGATCTCGCCGTACCGGTCCGCGGCCTCGCCGGTGGTGAACAGCTCGACCAGCACCCCGTCGAGCTCGGCGGCCTCGCGCACCGCCTGCGGCCCCTCGGCCAGGAAGAGCTCCTGCCTGGCCCGGAACGACCGCGAGGCGAGCCGCCGGGCCGCCACCGCGCGGGGTGCGCGCGGGTTGGACAGCTCAGGACTCGCCTCGCTCATCGCTCACCGTGCCTAACTGGCGAAGTGGGGCTGGATCGCCAAGACTTACGCGGCGGTCTTCGGCGCGTTGACGTCGGAGGGCAGCGCCTTCTTCGCGACGTCGACCAGGGCGCGGAACGCATCGAGGTCGTTGACGGCCAGCTCGGCCAGCATCTTGCGGTCGACCTCGACGTTCGCCAGGTGCAGGCCCTGGATGAACCGGTTGTAGGTCATGCCCTCGGCGCGGACCGCGGCGTTGATGCGCTGGATCCACAGCCGGCGGAAGTCGCCCTTGCGGTCCTTGCGGTCCCGGTAGGCGTAGACGAGGGAGTGGGTGACCTGCTCCTTCGCCTTGCGGTACAGGCGCGAGCGCTGACCGCGGTAGCCGCTGGCCTGTTCCAGGACGACCCGGCGCTTCTTCTGGGCGTTCACTGCCCGCTTGACGCGTGCCATTGTTCTATCTCCTGCTCAGTAACTAGGTCGGGGGGCGATGCGCCGCGGGATGCCTCAGCGGCCCAGCAGCCGCTTGATGCGCTTGACGT
Proteins encoded:
- the pheS gene encoding phenylalanine--tRNA ligase subunit alpha; protein product: MSAPNKSYDPVEVEAVKPDEVARHRADALAAIAAATSLDELHQVKIAVTGDRAPLALANREIGALPPAARAEAGKRIGEARGAVKTALAERQEALEAERDARVLVEEAVDVTLPWDRAPRGARHPLTTIQERIADIFVAMGYQVVDGPEVEAEWYNFDALNFPPDHPVRDLQDTFFVAGKNEGEGSGMVLRTHTSPVQARTLLAQGAPVYAVSPGRTYRTDELDATHTPVFSQIEGLAVDEGLTMGDLKGTLDHWANAMFGDGVVTRLRPHFFPFTEPSAEVDLQCFVCKGASVGDPDNPCRTCGSEGWIEWGGCGMVNPRVLVACGVDPERYSGFAFGMGLERSLMFLSNVQDMRDMIEGDVRFTLPFGMEI
- the rplT gene encoding 50S ribosomal protein L20 codes for the protein MARVKRAVNAQKKRRVVLEQASGYRGQRSRLYRKAKEQVTHSLVYAYRDRKDRKGDFRRLWIQRINAAVRAEGMTYNRFIQGLHLANVEVDRKMLAELAVNDLDAFRALVDVAKKALPSDVNAPKTAA
- a CDS encoding ATP-binding protein, which codes for MQLFAGALDGLLVPDDLPDGFVAADTDGLVRVFNRAAVTLTGIRADDALGRPFDEVLPLRTVDGRDWWRLTDPYGGLGIRTGHREAQLFLPDDPEQDDPEAGTELLVTARYQRRDGRSTPVTGLVVALRGTQARRRRERRQSDLIATVAHELRSPLTSVKGFTATLLARWDRFTDDQKRMMLQTVDADADRVVRLIAELLDVARLDSGRMELHRVPVDLRELITDQVRACVAQGVPEETFRTRIPRGLPLVAADPDKLRQVLANLLENAVRHGGGTVTIEVRAEDDRPHPQGLHTEGVSSVAVAVSDEGPGIPEDQLNRVFTRFWRGGRRGGTGLGLSIVKGLVEAHGGLVSVGNSPEGGARFRFTLPVA
- a CDS encoding TrmH family RNA methyltransferase, whose amino-acid sequence is MSEASPELSNPRAPRAVAARRLASRSFRARQELFLAEGPQAVREAAELDGVLVELFTTGEAADRYGEIVAAARKQGSKITVATPDLVESLSETVTPQGLIGVCRFLDVPLESFLAARAPKLVALLTHVRDPGNAGTVIRCADAAGADLVVVTSESVDVYNPKAVRASAGSLFHVPVSVGVTAEQAVSALRAAGLRILAADGTGAADLDDELDAGRLAQPTCWMFGNEAWGLPEALLGLADEAVRVPIHGRAESLNLATAAAVCLYSSARAQR